In Chloroflexota bacterium, the following proteins share a genomic window:
- a CDS encoding tetratricopeptide repeat protein, protein MTQFQSESRDRLKKRWIEQAISLAMQNRWEDAVAINRTILDLFPNDVDAYNRLGRALTELGRYREAREAYQRAVEIDPNNTIAQKNLSRLSQLTIDQLPAKEPGKVIPHMFMAESGKTGVVTLTHLADSETLAKVAVGEEVHLTPRGRALLVYSVRDEYLGQVEPHLSQRLIDLMRGGNRYAAALMALGDGRVDIIIREIYQDPSQIGKISFPSKVTPESTIRPYIKDTLLKYEFEEEEFEEPELGLETESEPEELEEGDLNEEQNSE, encoded by the coding sequence ATGACACAATTTCAGAGCGAAAGCCGGGATAGGCTAAAGAAACGCTGGATTGAGCAGGCAATCTCCTTGGCAATGCAAAACCGCTGGGAGGATGCGGTGGCTATCAATCGTACCATCCTTGATCTCTTCCCAAACGACGTTGACGCTTACAACCGGTTGGGGAGGGCCTTGACTGAGCTTGGTCGTTATCGAGAGGCACGAGAAGCCTATCAACGCGCTGTCGAGATAGACCCCAATAATACCATCGCTCAGAAGAATCTCTCACGCCTCTCACAACTCACTATCGATCAATTACCAGCTAAAGAGCCTGGCAAGGTGATCCCGCATATGTTCATGGCTGAAAGCGGCAAGACAGGGGTGGTTACCTTGACGCATCTAGCGGATAGCGAGACACTGGCTAAGGTAGCTGTGGGAGAAGAGGTTCACCTAACGCCACGGGGCCGCGCCCTACTTGTCTACAGCGTCCGTGATGAATACTTGGGCCAGGTCGAACCACACCTGAGCCAACGTCTGATCGACCTAATGAGAGGTGGTAACCGTTACGCGGCTGCCTTGATGGCCCTCGGTGACGGCCGGGTGGATATTATTATTAGAGAGATCTACCAAGACCCCAGTCAAATCGGTAAGATCTCCTTCCCATCCAAGGTTACCCCTGAGAGCACGATAAGGCCTTATATAAAGGATACGTTACTCAAGTATGAATTCGAAGAAGAGGAGTTTGAAGAGCCTGAACTTGGCCTGGAAACAGAGTCCGAACCGGAAGAGCTTGAGGAGGGGGATCTCAACGAGGAACAGAATAGTGAGTAA
- the xpt gene encoding xanthine phosphoribosyltransferase has product MEELRQAILKYGQVLGDGILKVDAFLNHQIDCVLLFKGAEDLASRFRAQEPTKVLTAESSGITPAVLTGLALGVPVLYARKRRPITMPEVVYRRCVPSHTKGIVVDLMISPEFISPQDRVLIVDDFLATGLTIEALSELVTDAGAQLVGIGVVIEKTFEGGRERLAPLKVPIESLVRISCLDEGRITFAPP; this is encoded by the coding sequence ATGGAGGAGCTACGCCAGGCAATCCTAAAATACGGTCAGGTATTAGGCGATGGCATCCTAAAAGTTGATGCCTTCCTGAATCATCAAATCGATTGTGTTCTCTTATTCAAGGGGGCTGAGGACTTAGCTTCCAGGTTCAGGGCTCAAGAGCCAACTAAAGTTTTGACGGCGGAGAGCTCTGGGATCACACCGGCTGTGCTAACCGGGTTGGCGTTGGGCGTGCCCGTGCTCTATGCGCGAAAGAGAAGGCCGATTACTATGCCTGAGGTGGTCTACCGTCGCTGTGTTCCCTCACACACGAAGGGTATTGTGGTTGATTTGATGATCTCTCCTGAGTTCATCAGTCCACAAGATAGAGTCTTAATTGTGGATGATTTTCTGGCCACAGGGCTTACAATTGAGGCTCTGTCCGAATTGGTGACCGATGCAGGGGCACAGTTGGTAGGCATTGGTGTGGTGATCGAGAAAACGTTCGAAGGTGGGCGGGAGCGGCTCGCGCCTTTAAAGGTACCCATAGAGTCTTTAGTGAGAATAAGTTGCCTTGACGAAGGGAGAATCACCTTCGCCCCACCTTAA
- a CDS encoding O-antigen ligase family protein produces MTKLGLFCENILEAGWLATIAAVPLFFNIYSSRVFEPDKIIILRCIVLVMALSFAIRGFERGWKRAQAGDVAKDKQPGVVLSVHKRGLSPNLLLVSTLFFALAYTLATLFSIVPSISLWGSYQRLQGTYTVFTYLLFFLMVIQTLRRREQLDRLINVILLTSVPISLYGLVQHLSKDPLPWSGDVVFRVTSSMGNAIFLGAYLIMVVPLTLARLLDALARLRQLPKPPIGHFYAGSSALLGRLAILILQNVVLAIPVIYSVNAPNVWWGALGAIGIFLALSLSFRIERASYLVVLGEMVGYGLLLCLQLVTLFLTQSRGPLLGLLAGLLFFLLALAQRRKQRRLLWSTVAVSSLLVGLLIVFNLSGTPLEPFKKVPYIGRLGELTQVERGTGKVRILIWQGALQLITTKPNVGFRTDPLGVLRPLVGYGPEAMLVAFSKVYPPNLAHYEARNASPDRSHNDLLDHLVMEGVLGLVSFLLLVSVGFYYGWKLLWQTNGFCGQALILGLLSALVAHFIELQFGIAIVATWTYFWLYLALLGCLGARVIERSSAEAGVVSTRPGDTTDKGIKKLSKSKAGAVRGTISVGRHAPKERLAVGGMVLPGATLTWSYLSISVMAMWILSRLPPIENVQLALVGAFVWFLLGMVLVAISLPKVSWSNIWQRRNWWAYAIVTPLIGMAVFLNLNVIAADVYYKRADTADKVRNWEVSLNAYQHAIALAPNQDLYYLFLGRAYLEIARSSSKVKASPPLAFTLQDALSLSVKRLTELSREDLLNLSLVTLEEARRLNPLNTDHYANLARLYRAWGELADRNKLDLAHRYYQQATTLSPHSAHLYDEWAQIYLLQGNRQEALRKVEASLQLDPLYYLSYVIRGDVFLSEGEFDQALADHRKATDLNPSALADSQFQQRVELYLKGGRDESLANILGRAVSQNPNLTVVHNLFGYVLSRQGKLREAAQQFEASVAIEPRDWLAYRNLALVYRDMGAMDQAIAAAQAAKRYAPTTEASGLQAFIDDLQKRRGP; encoded by the coding sequence ATGACTAAGCTCGGCTTATTTTGTGAAAATATCCTCGAAGCTGGCTGGCTGGCAACGATTGCAGCTGTACCGCTATTTTTCAATATTTATAGCAGCCGCGTATTTGAGCCAGATAAGATCATCATCTTACGTTGCATTGTCCTTGTCATGGCCCTATCCTTTGCGATCAGGGGCTTTGAGCGAGGATGGAAACGGGCCCAAGCTGGGGATGTGGCTAAGGACAAACAGCCAGGCGTAGTTCTATCTGTTCACAAAAGAGGACTTTCTCCAAACTTGCTCCTCGTTTCAACTTTGTTTTTTGCTCTCGCTTACACTTTAGCGACCTTGTTTTCCATCGTTCCATCGATTAGTCTCTGGGGATCTTACCAGCGTTTACAAGGGACGTACACTGTATTCACCTACTTGTTGTTCTTCCTTATGGTCATTCAAACCCTGCGTCGGCGGGAGCAGCTCGATCGTCTGATCAACGTTATTCTCTTAACCAGCGTGCCAATCTCCCTCTACGGGCTTGTACAGCATCTTAGTAAAGACCCATTGCCCTGGTCTGGGGATGTAGTTTTCCGGGTTACCTCCTCGATGGGCAACGCTATCTTCCTGGGGGCTTATCTTATTATGGTCGTGCCGCTAACTCTAGCCAGGTTGCTGGATGCTCTGGCCAGGCTGCGTCAACTTCCCAAGCCGCCCATAGGGCACTTTTACGCCGGCAGCTCAGCCCTGCTAGGGCGACTGGCGATACTGATCCTGCAAAATGTGGTCTTAGCGATACCAGTGATCTATAGCGTTAACGCGCCCAATGTATGGTGGGGGGCACTTGGGGCCATAGGCATTTTCTTGGCCTTGAGCCTATCCTTCAGGATTGAGCGGGCATCATATCTAGTTGTTTTGGGCGAGATGGTGGGCTATGGGCTACTCCTGTGTCTCCAGCTCGTCACTCTTTTCCTTACCCAAAGTCGCGGTCCACTGTTGGGACTATTGGCCGGTCTGCTTTTCTTCCTTCTGGCCTTGGCCCAACGTCGGAAACAGCGGCGGTTGCTATGGAGTACAGTGGCCGTATCATCGCTACTGGTCGGTCTATTGATCGTTTTCAATCTCTCTGGTACACCACTCGAACCGTTCAAAAAAGTTCCCTATATTGGACGTCTTGGTGAGCTAACCCAAGTGGAGAGAGGCACAGGCAAGGTGAGGATACTCATCTGGCAAGGGGCGTTGCAACTAATCACCACAAAGCCGAATGTTGGCTTTAGAACGGATCCGTTAGGTGTTCTGCGTCCATTAGTTGGCTATGGGCCGGAGGCTATGTTAGTAGCCTTTAGTAAGGTCTATCCACCCAATCTCGCTCATTACGAGGCACGCAACGCCTCTCCTGATCGTAGCCATAATGATCTCTTGGACCACCTGGTGATGGAGGGCGTACTGGGCTTGGTCTCCTTTCTCTTATTGGTCAGTGTCGGATTCTACTATGGTTGGAAACTCTTGTGGCAGACAAATGGGTTCTGTGGCCAAGCACTCATCCTGGGCCTTCTTTCTGCCCTTGTGGCTCATTTCATTGAGTTGCAATTCGGCATTGCGATCGTGGCTACCTGGACCTACTTCTGGCTCTATTTGGCTCTTTTAGGATGCCTTGGCGCCAGGGTGATCGAGCGGTCATCGGCTGAGGCGGGTGTGGTTAGCACCAGGCCTGGTGACACAACTGACAAAGGGATTAAGAAGCTGTCCAAGAGTAAGGCTGGCGCAGTGAGGGGAACTATTAGCGTTGGTCGCCATGCCCCAAAGGAACGCCTTGCTGTTGGCGGGATGGTCCTACCAGGTGCCACCTTGACTTGGTCCTATTTGTCAATCAGCGTCATGGCCATGTGGATTCTGTCTAGACTGCCTCCTATAGAGAACGTCCAGTTGGCTCTGGTGGGAGCGTTCGTTTGGTTTTTGCTCGGTATGGTGCTAGTGGCCATATCTCTACCGAAGGTTTCCTGGTCAAATATCTGGCAACGCCGCAATTGGTGGGCTTATGCGATAGTGACTCCGCTCATTGGCATGGCCGTGTTTTTGAACCTTAACGTTATTGCCGCTGACGTGTATTATAAGCGTGCTGATACAGCAGATAAAGTGCGCAACTGGGAGGTTAGCCTTAACGCTTACCAACATGCCATTGCACTGGCTCCGAATCAGGATCTCTATTATCTGTTCTTGGGACGGGCTTATCTAGAGATAGCTCGCTCCAGCTCTAAGGTAAAGGCCTCTCCTCCGCTTGCTTTTACCCTTCAAGATGCGCTATCTCTATCTGTAAAGCGGTTGACCGAGTTGAGTAGGGAGGACTTGTTGAATCTTAGTCTGGTCACTTTAGAGGAAGCCCGGCGTCTGAATCCACTTAACACAGATCATTATGCCAATTTGGCTCGTCTCTATCGAGCCTGGGGCGAATTAGCTGATCGAAATAAGCTGGACTTGGCTCATCGCTACTACCAGCAGGCTACCACCCTTAGCCCTCATTCTGCTCATCTTTATGATGAGTGGGCCCAGATATATCTGCTGCAGGGTAACCGACAGGAGGCGTTACGGAAGGTTGAGGCTAGTCTTCAGCTTGATCCACTTTATTATCTCAGCTATGTGATCAGAGGAGACGTCTTTCTCTCAGAAGGAGAGTTTGACCAAGCCCTGGCGGACCACCGTAAGGCCACCGACTTGAATCCGTCTGCCCTGGCTGATTCGCAGTTTCAACAACGGGTGGAACTCTATCTCAAAGGTGGCCGTGACGAGTCCCTCGCCAACATTCTGGGCCGAGCAGTGTCGCAGAATCCCAATCTGACTGTAGTGCATAACCTCTTTGGCTATGTTTTGTCTCGTCAGGGGAAGCTGCGTGAAGCAGCGCAACAATTTGAGGCCAGCGTGGCCATCGAACCGAGAGATTGGCTCGCTTACAGAAACCTGGCCCTGGTCTATAGGGATATGGGTGCTATGGATCAAGCCATTGCTGCTGCTCAGGCAGCAAAGCGTTATGCTCCAACTACTGAAGCGTCAGGTCTGCAAGCCTTTATCGATGATTTGCAGAAGAGGAGAGGGCCGTAA
- a CDS encoding undecaprenyl/decaprenyl-phosphate alpha-N-acetylglucosaminyl 1-phosphate transferase: MLNYLLIFAVALTLAIGATPVVKRIALATGTIDRPDQRKIQAEAVPLLGGISIYVASALALFIFAERFYVPQLIAIFIGATLVSFLGIWDDRWGLRPLLKLGGQTTAALILIAVGVHVEFLRQPILNYAVTIIWVVGITNALNLLDNMDGLSGGVAAIASAFFFLLAVGSGQFLVASLAAALLGACLGFLYYNFNPATIFLGDTGSLFLGYALAAVGIKLRFENTDIVTWMIPVMVLLLPIFDTTLVVVSRLRRGLNPLTNPGKDHMSHRLVALGWTQREAVMALYLVCGALGMLSLFLTKAGVVEAYLIGSAVLVIALVTLVWLERVCNGWGSKGRGD, from the coding sequence ATGCTTAACTATCTGCTTATTTTCGCCGTTGCCTTGACTCTAGCTATCGGTGCTACTCCTGTTGTGAAGCGCATCGCCTTAGCTACGGGTACGATAGATCGACCTGACCAGCGCAAGATTCAGGCTGAGGCCGTGCCTTTACTAGGAGGGATATCCATCTATGTTGCCTCTGCCCTTGCTCTATTCATCTTTGCGGAGCGATTCTATGTGCCACAATTGATAGCTATCTTCATCGGAGCGACGCTCGTCTCCTTCCTGGGCATTTGGGATGATCGGTGGGGATTGCGACCGTTGCTCAAGTTAGGTGGTCAAACGACGGCGGCTCTGATCCTCATTGCTGTTGGGGTGCACGTGGAATTCTTGCGTCAGCCGATCTTAAACTATGCTGTGACCATCATATGGGTTGTAGGCATCACCAATGCCTTGAACCTTCTTGATAATATGGACGGCTTATCCGGAGGTGTGGCCGCCATCGCCTCGGCCTTCTTCTTCCTTTTGGCCGTAGGGAGTGGTCAATTCCTCGTGGCCAGTTTGGCTGCTGCTCTGCTGGGAGCATGTTTGGGTTTTCTTTATTACAATTTTAATCCGGCGACCATTTTCCTGGGAGATACAGGTAGCCTATTCCTCGGCTACGCTTTGGCGGCGGTGGGCATCAAGTTAAGATTTGAAAACACCGACATAGTAACTTGGATGATTCCGGTGATGGTTCTGCTTCTGCCGATTTTTGATACTACCCTTGTAGTCGTTTCCCGGCTCCGCCGAGGCTTAAATCCCCTGACGAATCCGGGGAAGGACCACATGAGTCATCGGTTGGTAGCGCTTGGATGGACGCAACGGGAAGCGGTTATGGCTCTATATTTGGTTTGTGGCGCGTTGGGCATGTTGTCTCTTTTTCTGACGAAGGCTGGAGTGGTCGAAGCCTATTTAATTGGTTCAGCTGTACTGGTGATCGCACTGGTGACTCTGGTGTGGCTGGAAAGGGTCTGTAATGGCTGGGGTAGCAAGGGAAGGGGAGATTAA
- a CDS encoding bifunctional (p)ppGpp synthetase/guanosine-3',5'-bis(diphosphate) 3'-pyrophosphohydrolase, giving the protein MARQGETTTNQLPLYQNRLTIDDLLKRVAGYLPETDLILIKQAYDFAVRSHGDQARHSGEPYVTHPLVVATILAELRLDVTAIIAALLHDVPEDTDVGLSEIRSVFGEETAKLVDGVTKLSRIDWMAMEQARSKRPVSSYSDDETSPRAENLRKMVLAMAEDIRVILIKLADRLHNMRTLAHLPLDKQRSIAQETLEVYAPLASRLGIWQMKWQLEDLAFRHVEPEKYHEIATMLVARRTTRERYINQVISILQQELERAGIRAEISGRPKHIYSIYRKMQTRGVDFSQMYDLLAVRVLVDDVPDCYHAIGVVHSLWHPIPGQFDDYIAMPKESLYQSLHTAVIGPEGKPLEIQIRTHEMHRVAEYGVAAHWRYKEGSKRDIKFEEKIAWLRQLIEWQKEMAGAQEFVESLKADIFRDRVYVFTPRGEIKDLPVGATPLDFAYRIHTDVGHHCIGAKVNGRLVPLDYELKSGEIVEILTSKSPRGPSRDWLNPNLGYVKTAHAREKIRQWFKRQQREENIARGREQIEKELSRLGLSNEKLEDIAKLAKYDKVDDFLAAVGYGDVNLQHIAVRLTAQRESQIATPSSGAKAATAAMGIQVMGVGDLLTSLARCCNPVPGDDIVGFITRGRGVTIHRKDCYNVQSEDERERLVNVAWGRAGQQVYPVPIRIEAWDRDGLVRDVATVIAEDRINILSMNVETHPDRTATIKVSLEISSIDKLSRVLAKLEGIKDVSSVTRDHS; this is encoded by the coding sequence ATGGCAAGACAGGGGGAGACAACCACCAATCAATTGCCACTATATCAGAATAGACTCACGATTGATGATTTGCTCAAGCGTGTCGCTGGTTATTTGCCGGAGACGGATCTGATCCTCATCAAGCAAGCTTACGACTTCGCCGTGCGCTCTCATGGCGATCAAGCACGGCACTCTGGCGAGCCGTATGTCACTCATCCTTTGGTGGTAGCCACGATTCTGGCCGAACTTCGTCTTGATGTCACGGCTATCATCGCGGCCTTACTGCACGATGTCCCCGAAGATACCGACGTTGGACTGTCAGAGATTCGATCGGTTTTTGGGGAAGAGACAGCCAAGCTCGTTGATGGCGTTACCAAGCTCAGTCGTATCGACTGGATGGCGATGGAACAGGCTAGGAGTAAACGGCCTGTTTCCTCTTACAGCGATGATGAGACCAGCCCTCGCGCGGAGAATCTACGGAAGATGGTCTTAGCTATGGCTGAGGATATCCGTGTCATTTTGATTAAGTTGGCTGATCGCTTGCATAATATGCGCACCCTTGCGCATTTACCACTCGACAAGCAGCGAAGCATTGCTCAAGAGACACTAGAGGTCTATGCTCCGTTGGCCAGCCGCCTGGGCATCTGGCAAATGAAGTGGCAGTTAGAGGATCTGGCCTTTAGACACGTCGAACCGGAGAAGTATCATGAAATCGCCACTATGCTGGTGGCGCGTCGCACTACACGTGAGAGATATATTAACCAGGTTATCTCCATATTGCAACAGGAGCTGGAACGGGCGGGGATTAGAGCCGAGATCAGTGGGAGACCCAAGCATATCTACAGCATCTATCGCAAGATGCAGACACGAGGCGTAGATTTCAGCCAAATGTATGACCTGCTGGCTGTGCGTGTGCTCGTTGACGATGTACCTGATTGCTACCATGCTATAGGTGTTGTTCATTCCCTTTGGCATCCCATACCTGGACAGTTTGATGACTATATAGCTATGCCGAAGGAGAGTCTATATCAATCCTTGCATACTGCGGTAATCGGTCCTGAGGGGAAACCACTTGAGATTCAGATCAGGACACATGAGATGCATCGAGTGGCCGAATATGGCGTAGCCGCGCATTGGCGATATAAAGAGGGCAGTAAACGGGACATCAAATTTGAGGAAAAGATCGCCTGGCTCAGACAACTCATCGAGTGGCAGAAGGAGATGGCTGGTGCTCAGGAATTTGTCGAATCATTGAAAGCTGACATCTTCCGGGACCGCGTTTACGTTTTCACCCCAAGGGGAGAGATCAAAGATCTGCCGGTGGGGGCTACACCGCTGGATTTTGCCTATCGTATCCACACCGACGTTGGACATCACTGTATCGGGGCGAAGGTAAATGGCCGACTCGTACCACTGGACTATGAGCTTAAGAGTGGCGAGATCGTCGAAATCCTTACATCGAAGTCGCCGCGAGGGCCGAGTCGTGATTGGTTGAACCCTAACCTTGGCTACGTAAAGACGGCTCACGCCCGAGAAAAGATCCGCCAGTGGTTCAAGCGGCAACAACGGGAGGAGAATATTGCCCGTGGCCGTGAACAGATAGAGAAAGAGTTAAGTCGGTTGGGACTGTCCAATGAAAAGTTGGAAGATATAGCCAAATTGGCCAAATATGATAAAGTCGATGATTTCCTGGCTGCTGTAGGCTACGGTGATGTTAATCTTCAGCATATCGCCGTGCGTTTGACTGCCCAGCGTGAGAGTCAGATTGCCACTCCAAGCAGCGGGGCTAAAGCAGCTACTGCTGCCATGGGTATACAGGTCATGGGAGTGGGAGATCTTTTGACTAGTTTGGCTAGGTGTTGTAACCCAGTGCCAGGAGACGATATTGTCGGCTTTATAACTCGGGGTAGGGGGGTAACAATCCATCGCAAAGATTGTTATAACGTTCAATCCGAAGACGAGCGGGAGCGCCTGGTAAATGTGGCCTGGGGACGTGCTGGACAGCAGGTCTATCCTGTGCCTATCCGCATTGAGGCTTGGGATAGAGATGGTCTGGTGCGTGATGTGGCCACAGTTATCGCTGAAGATAGGATTAATATATTATCGATGAACGTGGAGACACATCCCGATCGGACGGCTACTATCAAGGTTAGCCTTGAGATAAGTAGTATCGATAAGCTTAGTCGTGTTCTGGCTAAACTGGAAGGGATTAAAGATGTCTCCAGCGTTACACGTGATCACTCTTGA
- a CDS encoding nucleotide sugar dehydrogenase, which translates to MICVIGLGYVGLPLAVAFAKVGFRVWGIDVDADRVRSINNGASYIGDITGEVVAELVAAKRLEASADYDLVQQSDVVLICVPTPFTPHKSPDLSHVVAAASEIAIHIQPGQLILLQSTTYPGTTEEVVLPILEKSGLKAGVDFYLSFSPERISPGDKRYTVENTPKVIGGLTSQCAELAAALFGQMSSQVHIVSSPRVAEMTKLLENTFRSVNIALVNELAKLCERMGLDIWEVIEAASTKPFGFMPFYPGPGVGGHCIAVDPYYLLWKAREYDFYTKFIELAAEVNLDMPFHVVAKVAEALSTHRKCLRGAKIVVLGVAYKKDIGDARNAPAERIIELLLRSQADVVYNDPYVPEFKVGSDVFYHEERVLRSMPLNEDLLQNADCVVIISGHTCYDYSWIVAKSPLIVDATNATRDVGHSRGKIVRLGAPHWRGQR; encoded by the coding sequence GTGATTTGTGTCATTGGTCTGGGCTATGTGGGATTGCCTTTGGCTGTAGCTTTTGCCAAGGTAGGGTTCAGGGTCTGGGGCATCGATGTTGACGCTGATAGAGTTCGGTCCATCAATAATGGAGCAAGTTACATCGGCGATATCACCGGAGAGGTGGTGGCTGAGCTCGTCGCTGCAAAGCGGCTAGAAGCCAGCGCTGATTATGACTTAGTACAACAATCGGATGTGGTTCTGATCTGTGTTCCCACCCCATTTACACCACACAAATCTCCTGATCTCTCCCATGTGGTGGCAGCGGCCAGCGAAATCGCTATCCATATACAACCCGGTCAGCTCATCCTATTGCAGAGTACGACCTACCCAGGTACAACAGAAGAGGTAGTCTTACCGATCCTGGAGAAATCCGGATTGAAAGCTGGGGTTGATTTCTACTTGTCCTTCTCCCCAGAGCGGATTAGCCCTGGAGACAAGCGATACACTGTTGAGAATACTCCTAAGGTGATTGGTGGACTGACCTCTCAATGCGCTGAGCTAGCGGCGGCACTCTTCGGGCAAATGTCGTCTCAGGTGCACATTGTTTCCTCGCCCAGAGTAGCGGAGATGACCAAGCTTTTGGAGAACACCTTTCGTAGCGTCAATATCGCCTTAGTGAACGAATTAGCTAAGCTTTGTGAAAGGATGGGACTTGATATCTGGGAAGTAATCGAGGCAGCCTCAACTAAGCCGTTCGGATTTATGCCGTTTTACCCTGGACCTGGGGTGGGAGGTCACTGTATTGCGGTAGACCCTTATTACCTCCTCTGGAAGGCAAGGGAATATGATTTTTACACGAAATTCATTGAGCTAGCGGCTGAGGTGAATCTAGATATGCCCTTTCATGTGGTGGCAAAAGTTGCTGAGGCCTTAAGCACACATCGTAAATGCCTTCGTGGGGCAAAGATTGTTGTGCTTGGTGTCGCCTATAAGAAAGATATAGGCGACGCACGTAATGCTCCAGCTGAACGGATTATCGAGCTGCTACTACGTAGCCAGGCTGATGTTGTCTACAACGATCCCTACGTGCCAGAATTTAAGGTAGGCTCTGATGTTTTCTATCACGAAGAACGTGTATTGAGGTCGATGCCTCTGAATGAGGACTTGCTCCAGAATGCAGACTGTGTGGTGATCATCAGCGGCCACACGTGCTACGATTATAGCTGGATTGTGGCCAAGTCTCCTCTGATTGTAGATGCAACTAATGCGACGAGGGATGTGGGCCATAGCCGGGGAAAAATTGTCAGGCTGGGAGCGCCTCATTGGAGGGGGCAGAGATGA